A genomic window from Glycine soja cultivar W05 chromosome 10, ASM419377v2, whole genome shotgun sequence includes:
- the LOC114370740 gene encoding uncharacterized protein LOC114370740: MAQTDPSSHQAANRVYEDFEPSYEWAQDEESDTLILMLKGFRKENLRVQIGTNRRLKLSGEQQISENKWHRFNKEYTIPPHSNTNGIKAKLQGGLLYIRLPKIITEAKSTTKSPTPNLEADDNQRGTKETPTQEEPKTSEVSQTKEMGKVGEDDNCVAQNRAKATTSEAQNMHETIDELSNKKVDRRLPTTLYGLVGEVVKQKKLANLVVVILFLGMGMYVKNAIKSFFGG, from the exons ATGGCACAAACGGATCCAAGCTCACATCAAGCAGCTAATCGTGTCTACGAAGATTTTGAACCATCTTATGAATGGGCTCAAGATGAAGAAAGTGACACGCTTATTCTTATGCTTAAAG GATTTAGAAAGGAGAATTTGAGGGTTCAAATAGGCACAAACCGTAGACTAAAACTCAGTGGTGAACAACAGATAAGTGAGAACAAATGGCATAGATTTAACAAAGAATACACCATTCCTCCTCATTCTAACACCAATGGGATCAAAGCCAAGTTACAAGGTGGCCTACTATATATAAGGCTTCCCAAAATCATCACTGAAGCTAAGTCAACAACAAAATCACCAACACCAAATCTTGAAGCTGATGACAACCAAAGAGGAACCAAAGAGACACCAACACAAGAAGAACCAAAGACAAGTGAGGTTTCTCAGACAAAGGAGATGGGGAAAGTAGGGGAAGATGATAACTGTGTTGCTCAGAATAGAGCCAAAGCTACCACTTCTGAAGCTCAGAATATGCATGAAACAATTGATGAGTTGAGTAATAAGAAGGTTGACCGAAGGTTACCTACAACCCTTTATGGCTTGGTTGGGGAGGTTGTTAAGCAAAAGAAACTGGCTAACTTGGTGGTTGTCATCTTGTTCCTTGGTATGGGAATGTATGTCAAAAATGCAATCAAGTCATTTTTTGGAGGATAA